In the genome of Arachis stenosperma cultivar V10309 chromosome 2, arast.V10309.gnm1.PFL2, whole genome shotgun sequence, the window cgtttttgTTCCCGCCCAATATTCACTGAATGCGACATCATTTAACAACTTGGATGGGTTAAAAAATTAGGTCAACAAATTGATGCACAGACTTAACTTGACtcgtcttcttccttttcttcttctatttttctttcctacattttcatttttctcgCATGCTTGATTatgagaaagaaaaatcagaagtGCGAGTAACATTTGTCGTCTCTTGGACTGTTAGGCGAGGTTGTTGAACAAATAACATTAGCGCCGAAAGAAAAGGCAAAAATCAGGTTAGGAAGTGAagtttttttttccaatttttttatattctgtTATTGGCTTTTATTTTGGTTTATGTTTTGCATTGTatttttctttgcaatttattGTCTATGTATAGAGTATTATAAGTTATTGTATTTGAATGTTGCTAGggtttgttttttattttcgttgctgaaaaaaaaatagcatTTGTATGTTTTCCTGTCTTTAGATAAATGTTATTACGTGTGTGTTATTgattgtatttaaaaaatttgtagttaaaaaataatgatGTTGTGTTTGGTTATTTAATGGTTGAATTAAGTTAAGTCATTATGTTATGTTTTTTGAACTTTGTAAATTCTTCaacaactaaaaaaaagaaaaaattttcagtATATTCATCAACAAAAGTATTAATAAGCAACACATTAAAGTAAACGTCGAACTTATATTATAATTTGGACATTTATAAAAGAGTTTCTCTAAATTAACATTCGTCTCAAACTATCAAAACATTGGAGGCATTTTACAGTCACACTAATAAAATATCTTCTCTAATCTCTCACGATTAAAGTTTCTCATAGAAACGCTGTAAAAATATGACTGTGCAGAGCTTCTTGAAACCTGGTTTCCTAAACTCATTGTACCACCAGCAAAATATCAAACATTTTAAAAGAATAGGATTATAAATTAGGATTTTAATATTGTTAGAAGGGTTAAATTGAGTAAAATTAACTTTTATCACATCACTTAATCGCTACATATTCACCGTAACAAATTGAGCCCTACATAAATACACTCTTTGACAAGAAGTTAACTCGGAGATAAAAAGAACATACGTGAGTCACAATTCAATACTTAAAGGTCTTAGTTGGGTAAATTAAAATTTGGGGTCAAAATTGAGGCTGCGTGTAAATTTGAGGGGCCAAAGATGGGTTTCATTATTACTTTGAGTGCATGTTAACAGAGGGTAATCAATCATACGCAACCTTTGTTTCTTGTTCTTCCTTCTAATCTCTCTCCTTTTGTTGGATAGGCCAAATTCAATATCTTCATCCATCTTCAATATATGGCGCATCATATCTTCATCCATCTTCAAATGCTCCCATACCCATTCTTCTTCCCCGCTTCTTCTCCCATGTGAGTTAACTTAAcgctctctctttctctctcctatTTCTGTCTAGAGATTCACTGTTACTACCCCATGTGAGAAAGATTTATCTTTTATAACCCCTGTTGATCATGATGATgcttgttttgtttttattgaagaatctATTATTTTTCTGTGTATCAAGTTTATCGATGATTGCCACATGATCTGGGTCCCCAGTTgggtttttcaattttttatttttatcctatgATGATGGCCATGTTTGAATCTGCATTGCAGTTGGAAATTTTGCACCTTGTTGATGTTGTTGCGGTTGTTCCATGAATGTGCTCACGTACTGTTTGCTTTTTTGTATCATCCAGAGTGGTCCATGATTTCGGCTTTGCTTGATTATGATGCCGGTGCTTGGTTCGTGGATATTGACTCGTGATGATCACTGAGGTGATGCTTTGAACTGTGATTATGATCTTTTATTGATGTGTGTGAGTTTGACAGCGAGCTAGAATTTTGATCTTTTCTAAAGTCATGATCTTGAGTGGAGGGAGAATTTAATTAGGAACTTTctttatatatatctatcctTTAAGGAAGGATGGATTTTCAGGCTAATATGCAGCCTGAATTGGGAAAATTGGAACAAATAGTTCATCAGTTTCTTTTGAAGAGCTTACATGTCATTTTGGACTCGAGGGTACCTTCGTTGTGCCAACATGATCGGAGTGGGGACCTGCCGATGGGGTCTCGTGTGAGGAGGAGCGACAAATGGTTTAACTTAGCATTAGGCGATCGGCCTGCTGCTCTAGATAATCTGAGTTTCTGGCGCAGGAATTTGATGGATCAGATGGTAATTGACATTATACTAGTTCATGAAGAGAATGGTTCTTCTGTTGAAACAGTATTAGAGAGGTGGGTTGTTCAGTATGAGTGTCCCCGGGTAATGGCTCCACAAACTGGTGACATTACTGGCTCTTATAAGAAGACATACAAGAAATCAATAGTATTGTTTCGTGCTCTTTATTCTCATATGAGGCTTCTACCGGCTTATAAGATATTTAGGAAGCTTAGTTTGTCGAGTCATACATgtaattttgatattatttaCAAAGTCTCTTCGTTTAGAGATCCATTCTCTCGGGTGGAGGATGTAGTGCTGGAAGAATACAGTTTCACTCCCATTGAGGCAATTCCAGGCCGCCTATCAATATCTGTGACCTACCGGACCAAGCTATCTGACTTCAACCTTGAGTGTTCAACATCGTTACCAACGCAAATAATTACAGATTATGTTGGAAGTCCCCTTGCTGACCCTTTGAGGTCTTTCCCTGTCTCAGAAAAGGGTGTTCGTGCCACTTCATTTCCGCTGAGAGGGATAGCACCTCCATCTTCTGCACCACTCGAGCGGCCGCATAGTTGGACTAGTGGCTTCCATAAGGCAGCACCTATGGTACAGAACCAGCAGTATGTTGGATCCCCACCAGTGTATCGTGCTCCTTCCAAGCCATATGATATCCCATCTTCACCTACCGATAGCCACGGTATCAGAATTCACAACTATAGAATGCACAATCGACACAGGTCAAGTTATGATGAGTATCAGCTGTCTCCCCCGTTCTCACCTTCACTGTCTCCATCACCACCAACATTTTTCAGTAGTGGCATTCCAATTCAAACAAGTGTACGTTCTGAAACTGCCCCTGTAACTATACCTTACCCAATGATGGGCAAAAGCTCAAGAACACGTTCTCCTAATTTGTCAGATCATAGTAGAAATTCTTTGCCACCAATGTCCCCCAAAAGGAATTATGCTTCATCACAAGAATCTCCATCTGGAATCAGGGCATTTAGGAAACTAGAGTCTTCAAGGATTGGAGAGTTACATACAGGGGTCACAAATTATGCCGGTCAAAAGGTAACCTTGACCATACATACCTGCTCTTGAAGTTCAAATTAATTGTATTTCTGAAAATGTTTGATGAGTCTTTTATTGTTACATAGATTGCTAGAGATAACAAGGATGATTCGGGGCGGTTCTCAGGGTTGTTATCTTCAAGTGGCTCACCACGGATTGGATTTTCCAGAAGCTCTAGTAAACTATCCTTTCAGGATGACTTGGAGAATGGTGACTTTTCGTGTCCCTTCGATGTTGACGATGTTGATACACCTAATGTCCAACCCAGGTACCTTGATAGACTTATCCACAATTAAGTCATAAACATGTTAAGCTTACTGTCAAAGAGAAACAAACACATTTTTGTTTTAGTGGAACTACAATGTTTTATAACTGCAAAGCCATCTAATCTGAATCAGATATAGGCATAATCAGTAGCAGGATATATATCTATTTTCTTCGCTTCTATGCCTGAATTTTGTTGACTGGGGGAAAAGGATGTTCCTCTCTGAATTCTGAAGTATTTCCTAAGTTGGTTCAGAATAATGGTTAaggttctttcctttttttttaaaaaaaaaaaaaagaaactatCAAATATCTTTGGTTCCATTTCCCGATTTTTTTCTAGATCTCTTGGTTGCCTCTGCTTTTTCATATATTAGAACTAGGTCAAAGGCGAGTCTCCAGCTACATGCCCTGTACATGGCATCCATTACTTACGCTCGAAATCTTAGATGATGGAGAACGGGAAGGTTGATAATATAGATGCTTAGAGATTCTGTTTAGCATgtaattttgatataatattcTGTTTTCCAACTAATTctgatatttattttttcgtttttgtGGTTTTCTGGGTAAATAGTCAGAGTAAGGATGGACAGAATGTGTCAGAGATCAGTTCAACATCACTTCCAATGTGCAAAAAATCACAAGACGCCGCTGTTGGTGTTCTTGTGCACATGCTTAGAACTGCACCGCCTTTGCGCCAAGACTCAAGTTGCTATTCATCCCATTCTGTGAAGCCTGAACTCGAGGGAGGAGTTACTACTGCTTCTGGATTCTTCATGCCCCGGAAGACTGCCGATGCACTTGAAGAGCTCTGGAATTACAAAGAGATGAGGGACCTCCTTCTTTCCAAGAGCGGAACTCGGATCCTAAACAAAGAATGAATCTTAAGCAATGCTGATAAAGTGGTTCAAGACATAACACAACTTCTTTAGAGAAAGAAAAATGATGCAATAGATCTATGTACATATCCTGACTCAAACGTTGGCTAGAAACACCAAaagttttgttttctttttttagctTTTATCATGACCAAGATATGTCTGCTATCAATGTTTGTAGACAATTATAGTTCTGAAATTAGGATGGTATATTCTGGAATGGTGGTTGATGAATTTCATTGTAAAGGTACACTgaattgaaaacatattctATGGTTGAAATGTACAttgtgtttattttcttttatgatAGTAAGTCACACCGATTAATTGATTCTACTGATGGATTAACTTCTTGAACTATTGCTGTATGTTATAAACTTATAATCTTGAATTTAATGCTGGTTGACTTAAACGAGTCACTAGTAGTATCTGCATAActgaacttttttttttcaattcaatctttttttttttttgcacacGGTATCCCTCAACTTGACAGGTCAAGGACTAATCCGTCGCGGATTGGAATTCCATTTAAGGGTCTGCCGTTggccaatgggttgctgcatACACAAGGCGGGATTCGAACTCCCGATACTTActtaagcggacgagtgagcTGACTATTCGACCAACCCAAGTTCTTTGTCTAAACAAATTTGAGGCATAGATTAGGAATGTTGTAGACCTAATTTTAGGAGCAATTTATCATGTGATTCTTTATGTTAATTATGAAAGCCACTCCAACCATCTATCCaaatgattaaaaatttgcaATCCAAGTTTAATAAATATATCGATCTTCTACATAgcaaattatattatattatataaagcAAACAGGGTCCTTTCTTGTTTGTTTGTCTTTATTTTAAAAGAGTGACTATTGCCACTTGCTCTTAATTACTTTACCAATTTAATTAGCTTGTCCAAAATgaccttttctttctttttgtaatCGAAATGTTAatcaaatatttaatattaaagaCTCGTGTTTTTCGCATTATCAAATgacaaaaatatctttaaaatattttaaaattagacaaaattattcaattgttaaatatatattctcaaaaataattttaaagattcgatttattattttttttttttgctaacataatcagaaaaaataatatatttttatacttaaAATTTAATAACTTTAAACTAAGTggattttt includes:
- the LOC130962312 gene encoding autophagy-related protein 13a-like — protein: MDFQANMQPELGKLEQIVHQFLLKSLHVILDSRVPSLCQHDRSGDLPMGSRVRRSDKWFNLALGDRPAALDNLSFWRRNLMDQMVIDIILVHEENGSSVETVLERWVVQYECPRVMAPQTGDITGSYKKTYKKSIVLFRALYSHMRLLPAYKIFRKLSLSSHTCNFDIIYKVSSFRDPFSRVEDVVLEEYSFTPIEAIPGRLSISVTYRTKLSDFNLECSTSLPTQIITDYVGSPLADPLRSFPVSEKGVRATSFPLRGIAPPSSAPLERPHSWTSGFHKAAPMVQNQQYVGSPPVYRAPSKPYDIPSSPTDSHGIRIHNYRMHNRHRSSYDEYQLSPPFSPSLSPSPPTFFSSGIPIQTSVRSETAPVTIPYPMMGKSSRTRSPNLSDHSRNSLPPMSPKRNYASSQESPSGIRAFRKLESSRIGELHTGVTNYAGQKIARDNKDDSGRFSGLLSSSGSPRIGFSRSSSKLSFQDDLENGDFSCPFDVDDVDTPNVQPSQSKDGQNVSEISSTSLPMCKKSQDAAVGVLVHMLRTAPPLRQDSSCYSSHSVKPELEGGVTTASGFFMPRKTADALEELWNYKEMRDLLLSKSGTRILNKE